The candidate division WOR-3 bacterium genomic interval AGAGATGAGCAATCCCGCAGGTCACGTCTGTTGCATGGGGCCCGCTCTGGAGAGGGAACCTTGTTGAGCGACCCCGGAGTTCCGGTCAGCGACGACGCCGACCTTGTGCGCAGAGCGCAGGCCGGGGACCTCGGTGCGTTCGAGGAACTGGTGCGGCGGCACCAGCGCGGTCTCTTCTCCTACCTCTACCGGATGT includes:
- a CDS encoding RNA polymerase subunit sigma-70, whose product is MSDPGVPVSDDADLVRRAQAGDLGAFEELVRRHQRGLFSYLYRM